A stretch of the Flavobacterium aquiphilum genome encodes the following:
- a CDS encoding DegT/DnrJ/EryC1/StrS family aminotransferase, with amino-acid sequence MIKFLDLQKINAQYKTELTQAFNRVLDSGWYIMGAELKLFETDFANYCGTKHAIGVANGLDALILIIRAYKEMGIFQDGDEILVPSNTYIASILAISANNLVPVLVEPKLEAFNIDVLLIESKITSKTKAILPVHLYGQLCDMPVIITIAKKYNLKVIEDCAQAHGAILENKKAGNWGDAAGFSFYPGKNLGALGDAGAITTNDDNLASCLRALLNYGSQVKYKNLYKGVNSRLDELQAALLSVKLKNLDVETAVKRKIAERYLTEIKNPKITLPEVTIDSAHVWHLFVIMTDKRDELQEYLNDNGIQTVIHYPIPPHKQEAYKEWNDMSFPISELIHQTVISLPLSAVMTSEEVDGVINVLNAY; translated from the coding sequence TAAACGCGCAATATAAAACAGAACTAACACAGGCTTTTAATCGTGTTTTAGATTCTGGCTGGTATATTATGGGAGCCGAGTTAAAATTATTTGAAACAGATTTTGCTAATTATTGTGGAACAAAACATGCTATAGGGGTTGCAAATGGTTTGGACGCACTCATTCTAATTATTAGAGCGTATAAAGAAATGGGAATATTTCAAGATGGTGATGAGATTTTAGTCCCATCAAACACTTATATTGCGAGTATTTTGGCTATTTCTGCTAATAATTTGGTGCCAGTTTTAGTTGAGCCAAAGCTAGAGGCTTTCAATATTGATGTTTTATTAATTGAATCAAAAATTACTTCGAAAACAAAAGCGATATTGCCAGTCCATCTTTATGGACAATTATGCGATATGCCCGTCATTATTACAATTGCTAAAAAGTATAATCTTAAAGTTATAGAGGATTGTGCTCAAGCGCATGGAGCAATATTAGAAAATAAAAAAGCTGGTAATTGGGGAGATGCAGCTGGTTTTAGTTTTTATCCAGGCAAAAATTTAGGTGCTTTAGGAGATGCAGGAGCAATTACCACGAATGATGATAATCTAGCAAGCTGTTTAAGAGCATTGTTAAACTATGGATCTCAAGTAAAATATAAGAATTTGTATAAAGGTGTAAATAGTCGTTTAGATGAATTGCAGGCAGCTTTACTAAGTGTTAAATTGAAAAATTTAGATGTAGAAACTGCCGTTAAACGTAAAATAGCTGAAAGGTATTTAACTGAGATAAAAAATCCAAAAATCACTTTACCTGAAGTTACAATTGATTCGGCTCATGTTTGGCATTTATTTGTAATTATGACAGACAAAAGAGATGAGTTACAAGAATATCTGAATGATAATGGAATTCAAACTGTAATTCATTATCCAATACCCCCACATAAGCAAGAAGCTTATAAAGAGTGGAATGATATGAGTTTTCCAATTTCAGAATTAATTCATCAGACGGTTATAAGTTTACCTTTAAGTGCTGTTATGACATCTGAAGAAGTAGATGGAGTTATCAATGTTTTGAACGCTTATTAA